From one Triticum urartu cultivar G1812 chromosome 3, Tu2.1, whole genome shotgun sequence genomic stretch:
- the LOC125543724 gene encoding pentatricopeptide repeat-containing protein At2g37320-like — protein MLLGLSKRRLGTTSCARRWVCPWTTSAMHKHRHLLWYHFSSHLPSLSPIRLCVANFDSHLPSERSTKQEGRGIHDALRVLHLVPGKAYNGNEEGLSHHRIINDCMHDILRVQLGNHGMRNGEVRFASSSNNTEQILPDTIDSHDISASPSMNKLAKGNKFMLLVELHRRGISADISVLASTMSFCAVKQSIRTGAQLHALLVKVGYELSVLSGTSLISLYARCCQLENACQVFQSMPIKNTVSWTSLISGYAQDNQVEPCLKVFQLMRQSACRPNDITFATIFSVCTKHALLALGNSVHGLELRMGFDLCVHVSNALISMYAKCGNIIEAQSIFENIVCKDLVSWNSMIFGYAQHGLAEHCLSLLKEMEEEHIVPDVISFLGILSSCRHACLVEEGRRCFKAMIGLGIEPELDHYSCMVDLLGRAGLLDEAWDLIGTMSMPPNAVIWGSLLAACRMHGNIPIGIHAAEHRLKLEPGCAATHVQLANLYASIDCWSDVAKVRMMMKEGGLKANTGCSWIEIGSEVYTFTAENRSKSHQINNVLAVLDFLRSHMEYKHDVLTDGFEFDDPQ, from the coding sequence ATGCTTCTAGGCCTCTCCAAACGGAGGCTTGGCACGACTTCCTGCGCTCGCCGTTGGGTTTGCCCATGGACAACTTCGGCCATGCACAAGCACAGACATCTACTCTGGTACCATTTCAGCAgccatttaccatcattgtcacCGATTCGTCTGTGTGTGGCGAATTTTGACAGTCACTTACCATCTGAGAGATCAACAAAGCAAGAGGGGCGCGGCATCCATGATGCGTTGAGAGTTTTGCACCTCGTGCCAGGGAAGGCATATAATGGCAATGAGGAAGGTCTGTCTCATCACCGCATTATCAATGATTGTATGCATGACATCTTGAGAGTTCAGTTAGGAAATCATGGTATGCGTAATGGAGAAGTGCGGTTCGCTAGCTCAAGCAATAACACAGAGCAAATTTTACCTGATACCATTGATTCTCATGATATCTCTGCTTCTCCTTCCATGAATAAACTCGCAAAGGGAAACAAGTTTATGCTACTTGTGGAGTTGCATAGGAGAGGAATAAGTGCCGATATATCTGTTTTAGCATCTACCATGAGCTTTTGTGCTGTTAAGCAATCCATTAGGACAGGTGCTCAGCTCCATGCTCTACTGGTGAAAGTTGGTTATGAATTGTCGGTACTTTCTGGTACCTCTCTGATTAGCTTATATGCAAGATGTTGTCAGCTGGAGAATGCTTGTCAGGTTTTTCAGAGCATGCCAATAAAAAATACCGTGTCGTGGACATCACTCATTTCTGGTTATGCACAGGATAATCAGGTTGAGCCATGCCTCAAGGTATTTCAGCTGATGAGACAGTCAGCGTGCAGGCCTAATGACATCACATTTGCCACTATCTTCAGTGTGTGCACTAAACACGCACTTCTTGCACTTGGTAACAGTGTTCACGGTCTAGAACTAAGAATGGGTTTTGATTTGTGTGTGCATGTCTCGAATGCACTGATATCAATGTATGCAAAGTGCGGGAATATAATTGAGGCCCAATCAATATTTGAGAACATTGTGTGCAAGGACCTGGTTTCTTGGAACTCTATGATCTTTGGATATGCACAGCATGGCCTTGCTGAGCATTGTCTAAGCTTACTAAAAGAAATGGAGGAGGAGCACATAGTGCCTGATGTAATCTCCTTCCTTGGCATCCTGTCATCATGTCGGCATGCATGCCTTGTAGAGGAAGGCCGGCGCTGCTTCAAGGCAATGATCGGACTTGGAATAGAACCAGAGTTAGATCACTATTCGTGTATGGTAGACCTCCTCGGCCGGGCAGGATTGCTCGATGAAGCGTGGGATTTGATCGGTACAATGTCCATGCCCCCAAATGCAGTCATATGGGGTTCTCTGCTGGCTGCCTGTAGGATGCATGGAAACATTCCGATTGGCATCCATGCTGCAGAGCACCGTCTTAAGCTGGAGCCAGGTTGTGCTGCAACTCATGTACAGCTAGCAAATCTATACGCTAGCATTGATTGCTGGAGTGATGTGGCCAAAGTGAGGATGATGATGAAGGAGGGAGGACTGAAGGCGAACACTGGATGCAGCTGGATAGAAATTGGCAGTGAGGTTTATACTTTCACAGCAGAAAACAGATCTAAGAGCCACCAAATAAACAATGTCCTGGCTGTACTTGACTTCTTGCGATCTCATATGGAATACAAACATGATGTGCTGACAGATGGTTTTGAGTTTGATGACCCTCAGTAG
- the LOC125543725 gene encoding protein argonaute 9-like yields the protein MIDTLFKPVGDDDHGFIKDSVVDFLKNNNGQKPEQIIIFRDGVSESQFNQVLNDELSQIMETCKFFGGKHFSGNWFPKFTVMVTQKNHHTRFFLRNGQRPDQVTNVPPGDYKANTRPCAPR from the exons ATGATCGATACCTTGTTTAAGCCAGTTGGAGATGACGATCATGGCTTCATTAA GGATTCAGTAGTTGACTTTCTGAAAAATAACAATGGTCAGAAGCCGGAACAAATTATCATTTTCAG GGATGGTGTTAGCGAGAGCCAATTCAATCAGGTGCTGAACGATGAGCTATCTCAAATCATGGAG ACATGCAAGTTTTTTGGTGGCAAGCACTTTAGTGGCAACTGGTTCCCCAAGTTCACAGTGATGGTTACACAGAAGAATCATCACACGAGATTTTTCCTACGGAATGGACAGAGACCTGATCAAGTGACTAATGTCCCCCCTG GGGACTACAAGGCCAACACACGACCATGTGCTCCAAGATGA